The Palaemon carinicauda isolate YSFRI2023 chromosome 7, ASM3689809v2, whole genome shotgun sequence DNA window TTGTTCAAGAAGGTAgctgaagaaagagagacagaaatccgttgaaatttctgttggtctccttgttttcacaaaggatacccatttcttccaagattattaacattgtctcctagttgaacttgacttgtactctacaatgaagtcgaccttgtccttcgagatcccagactttttgttcgctgctagggcgaaaaaatcatgagatgtaggttgttagTTCTCGGGGATctagcgtaaacagtcgacttctgaaccagtttggaataaaactgggtttggcagaggaaacaacttcagtttcagttctagaactagagggaaccaattgcctTATGGCCATTTCAGTGCCattactgcagctgttcctctgaagattcttagcttgtcgaggatttctagcaggagattggttggtggaaacaggtaaatccaattccatttgttccagtcgagacACATGGCGTTtattgcttctgcttgagggtccatgtaaggggctacgtaacgcgATAGTTTTttattgtcgctcgtcgcaaagagatcaatCTGCAGTTACAGGATTTttttcgagatgaaggagaatgagtctgcatgtAGGGACCATTTTGTCTCTATCGTCTTTcgccactgtcacattgcggaacccttgcaggtgaactgctggtaagtgccatcttctcttccttgccaggtggaagattgctaacatcacatgattgatgtgaggtgttctcgagccttgtcaatttagacatttcactatcactttgttgtccaggaccagtcttatgtggattgctctgtgaggggatagtttcttcaaagtTAGGAAGACTGCCACGGCCTCCAAAACGGTGATGTGAAAGATTTTGAACTGttgtgaccaattcccttgcacttttttcttgTGAGAATGGTCTTCCTATCCTtacagggaggcatccgtgtgtatcaccactgaagATTATGGTGGTTTTAGGGGAATTATCCGCACTAGCCTCTTGAATGTCgaccacggccttagtagcgtGCACAattgggtcggggtcaaccttagttgatctctttgagcgtttggtgcgtatcttctccagactcctgacgcatcctttagttgtgcttttagcattgTGTTTGtcactgcaaactggagagagccgagTACTCTTTCCTGtcagcgtcttgaaatcctcttgtatagGATTaatctcttgacagctcccgctatctctcccctcttcttgaatggaatggagagatggGGTGACTtgaagttccattggattcctaaccattggaacttttgagctggagaatggCGAGACTTCTTATGATTGATAATGAAGCCAACGATTCCGAAAGTAAAAAAGTCCCAGAGATCTCTCCGATACCTGGACCCCTTATGGTTtagggcagtggttcttaacccctGGGGCGTGACCTAGAGTTGGGTCGCCAGCCATTTGAATAGGTCACCAAGGATGTGTGGACTTCCTATTTTCCCaatattcctattcaaaatattatcaaaatattaatcaTGAATGTAGAATTCTTAAGTCATTTTTATCTAATGTTAAGCAAAACATTGAGACAGACGATTTGATTGAGGTGAAAAATCTACCAAAATCTCCTCTTGCCTTTTAAATCTAACCGTTAttggagggaaggaggaggggttATGAGCGTGCAACAATCAACACTTGCTTCGTACCTCGTAGCTTGGAGAATTGCAAGAGCTAAAAAGGTACATACCATTGGCGAAGAATTGGTAAAGCCTGCAGCTCTTGATATGGTGGGGACAATTTATGGGAAAGAATTTGCCAAGAAAATTGAACATGTTCCCTTGTCAAATGACACAGTCAAAAAACGAATCCAGAACATGTCACATGACATAAAAGACCAGGTGATTGCAGCAATAAAAAAGAGTGGGCACTTCAGTCTCCAACTGGACGAGTCAACTGATGTTAGTGATGATGCCCAACTCATGACATACGTACGATATCAAGGTCAAGAAGCTATGGAAGAAGAGTTTCTGTTTTGCCGGCCATTGCTAACCACAACTACTGGAGAAGACATTTTCATGAAGGTAGATTCATTCTTCAAGGAATAAGGACTTCTCTGGAGGCAGTGTTACAGTGTTTGTTGTGATGGAGCACCAGCAATGTTAGGAGCACGTCAGGGCTTCATCGCACCGTGTTAAGCAAGAAAATCCGAGTGTGATGGTTGTTCACTGTCTACTTCACCGTGAAAATCTTGCTTCTCAGAAGTTATCTCATGAGTTACAGAAGGTTATGCAGGAAGTAACTTAGGTTGTTAATTTCATTAAAGCTAGGGCTCTGAATTCAAGATTATTCACTCAAATGAGCTCTGATTTTGGTTCTGagcatatatatatctgttgtaCCACTCTGAGGTTAGGTGGCTATCACGAGGAAAGGTGCTCCAACACTGCTGGAATTGCGGACCGAGACTGAGCTGTTTTTGACAGAAAAGAGTCATCCACTGGCCCACAAATTCTCAGAATCAAAAGGGTTGATGCAAGTAGCTTATCTTGCAGATATGTTTACTGAGATAAATTCCTTGAACATTTCAAGGCAGGGTCGTGATCAGACATTGGTTGGACTTTCTGAGAAGCTATTAGCATTCAAAGGAAAACTGAAGTgtggatgaataaaataaaatctggaaaGACTGCTTCATTTCCATCTTTTAACTTACTCCTGGAGGATGAATGATTTTCTCTCATCCAAGTCCAATGCATTATTGAGGGACATATATCCAAGCTAATTAGAGAGTTTGATCATTACATTCCAGAAAATATGCTCAACTACAGTTGAGTAAGAAACCCCTTCAACATTAAAGCTGAAGACTTGCCTAATGAAATTGCAAACATCAGGAAGCTACAGGAGGAGCTTATCGAGATCCAGAATGACGCAACACTTCATTACGATTTAAAAGGAAAAGGAATCACTGAACTCATTTTGGATCAAAGTTCACAAAGAAAAGCCCAATCTTATAGGTAAAGCCCGGAAACGTTAATTCCCTTTGCTACAACTTTCCTGTGTGAGGCAGGATTTTCAGCCCTCACAGTCATAAAGACAAAATACAGAAACTGTTTGCAACCAGAGGATGACCTAAGATGCAGCCTATCATCAAAATCACCCAGATTTGAAGAGCTGATCATAACAATTCAGTGTCAAGGATTTCATTGAATTTAACCACTTCACTATGGACGAAGGGAGAGGAGAAGAAGGAATGGAGTGAGCGGAAGAAGGGGTGAAGAAAAAGAGACAGGGAGGTAGGGAATGGAGAGATTGAAATGAGGGACGAAGGTAGGGAAAGGGACGATTAGGAATGGAGGAATCGgagaaacaaaggaaggaagagaagtggaGGCAGGCACGGATAGAAGgggttaatactatatttcttgtcAAAAAGTCTTGTATAAATAATTTCCCTTTTAAACAATGGTAAATTATACCTAATTATACACTTTTgttatattaaaaaacatttttatttttattttagaaaatctcagtgcatttttttatttttcatggatCATTATGATATAGATGCACTACTTGCATTATTAAAAATTTCTGCATGTGATTTTTGTTTCTGTCACACGTTTTTACAAGCATaagtattttataatttaaatCAAAGTATTTACGAAGGTAAGGGCCACCATGGTTGATCTGGACAGGATTTTTGGTCACATCcataaaaggttaagaaccactggtttaAGGGTTCCTAAGGACTTATTCTCGTGACCGCGACCTCCTTTGCCCCTGGGGGTTTTCCGGAGAAcctctttttgggcctctacctttgtagggccgaaaggtggtcgggTGCCTCTCAGAACCTGGGTTAAAAACAGGTGAATAGGTTACCAGCAGTTTAGGGACCATCTGAAAATTGGTTTGCtgctggactaccatttgaggcaccgtggtcatggtcacggtcggaagttgTGTAGGTCTACGTGGTCatcttgcctttttgttcttaggctgaggacctccatctgatgaagattttctctttgaagacataccccacttttggagaaggttcctattctccgtggtggctttgacaatgacttcttggaccacttcctgtaggaaaaggtctttgccccagatacatgatgagatcagttttctgggttcgtgtttgaccattgCTGCGGCAAACATGTGCTCTCCACAGGCCCTCCTGGATctgacgaaggcatacaagtccttcacaagggtacccatgtgagccttggctaggaccatgtacatgtctggggtattggaaaggcctgcacacatttccatgcagttctgaggagacaaagaagcggctagtctctcctttgtctcttgttcccttctcaaaagatgctctggcagttttggaaggttctcattagactgctggcctgctatctccggatccaggttagagacggagaaggttagatgaacctcgttccacttctcctcgcaggtaggcatggctagagataatggtttgcattcttCTAGCACTGGGCATGATTTGCCTGCATCGACTGCTTttatgacacagtcaagggctttcaccaagaaggaaggctctggaggaaggagcaatgaaggtaggatgcctcttgctcaatgctgagactttggagttggtgtaactGGCTCCCTTTAGGGTCTTGAACAGGAGAGCCAGTGCC harbors:
- the LOC137644517 gene encoding zinc finger BED domain-containing protein 5-like, giving the protein MSVQQSTLASYLVAWRIARAKKVHTIGEELVKPAALDMVGTIYGKEFAKKIEHVPLSNDTVKKRIQNMSHDIKDQVIAAIKKSGHFSLQLDESTDVSDDAQLMTYVRYQGQEAMEEEFLFCRPLLTTTTGEDIFMKVDSFFKE